The Corythoichthys intestinalis isolate RoL2023-P3 chromosome 1, ASM3026506v1, whole genome shotgun sequence genomic interval ATCTGATATCGCAAAGTGAGCAAGCCAAAGGTTTCTTCCGGGTATGTGTTCTTATGTGTTTATTTAAAATTGCCTTCTTAGTGAAACTTTTCTCGCAAAcagagcaggcaaaaggcttttctagAGTGTGTGTACACGTGTGTCTTTCATCGCAAACCGCacaggcaaaaggtttttctgCGGTGTGTTTTGCGTCATTGTTTAATTCTACATTGGTGGTGAACATTTTACAgcaaactgagcagggaaaagtCTTGTGTTTACTGCAGTGTATTGTTAACTGCTGCTTCAGacgaaatcttttatcgcaaagtgagcaggcaaaaggcttctctcctgtGTGGgtacttgtgtgtgtgtttaaatttCCTTTCACCGTGAATCTTTTGCCACAgcatgtgcaggcaaaaggtttctccCCGGTGTGTATTCTTGTGTGTCTCTTTAAGTCTGCCTTCTTCGTGAATCTTttctcacaaactgagcaggcaaaaggtttcccACCAACGTATTCTTGTGGGTCTCTTTTCAAGGAGGACTTGCTTAAGGATTTCGAAGATTTTTGGTCAAAGTCAACATCTTCCTCATTAGTGTCAGTGTCAGAAGAGTGGGATGTTACACTGTCGTTGTCTGAGAGAGGCGCTAAGAGGCCGTCCGGTTGCAATCGTCCCTCACCTTTTGTTGTCAGGTGTTGAAATGAGCTGTCGCACGAAGGTTTTGCTGCTCCACTTTCTTCGTTTGGatctttttcactcttcatactgACAAACATTGGAAATGTGGGAATTTCATCTTCGtgttcttcttctttaatgCTGGGTGTCTCTGGCTCCGCCTCCTGTTGGGTGTACTGCACCTCTGACTCCTCCTCCTGTTTGACGTGGAGGGGATCGTGCTTTTCAAGGTGAAGAGTTTCTACAATGACGTCTGCGGGAcacaggatgaaaaaaaaaaatcacgttatTTGTCCAAGTCCAATcgaccttctgctgtgaatgtaCCTTAGTTTATCACGTGTAGATGTCCATCCattagaagtgggagggttggcaaagaatgaatgaatgttcatgctGCCAGCCGTCCCACTTCCAATggatggacgtctatcgctgtcaatgacagccaaacaCAGGCGTATTATTGATTATTTATGTCAGGCTCAGCTCAGTTGGATTTTGGTCACATAATCTAGTGACATGATGGCCGTTGCAAACAGTAACTAGGGGAACAACGTGATGTCATAGTTAGCCCCAGTGCTCATACATTATGTGAAATATACTTTTGGCATTATAGTTTGATGCCAGAAGGATTCCATAGTTGTCCAATTGTGTTGAAATGTTATaatcaatgcaatgcaaatcatACTGGTACAGTATTTACAAGTCATATTTATAAAACAGAGAACCactttaaaaatagttcagaagAGAGGAAGTAAAAGTGATAGTAATAATGAAATTGTCAAGTAATTTTATAATGAAGCagatttgaaaatattataatCCACAAGCTAAAAAAAAGACAGCTTCAAATAACTATTCAAATTAAGTTGGAAATTGAACTAACAAGCACAAAAGGGCAGCATCAAGTATTTCAAATGCCAATATTTAGCAGTAAAATGAGGAAAAGCAGGACATTAGCGAACGGTTTTAGCTTGAGTCTCATGAATAACCTAAACTCGCAGTATGTCTTTAAAGATTTAGCGATATAGTAATGAAAACctaaaataattcatttttagTTGAAAGATGACttattatgtggcccagtcaacCATCTGTTACCAAAATAGTATTATGTATGTTTTTTAACCGATTTTAGAGTAGTAAATTCATTATGTCCATGGAAagctttgatgttttcacctcaatacagcatgataaatataaaaaaaaatatatgaatttgcTTAAACTATATGATTCAGCAGATTACGAACAGATAAAATGGTTTCTTACTTTGTAGAAATTTAAATTTAAGGAAAATCTAGTGTCCAAGCATGCAGCTTTCATTACCATTGCACTGTGTTCATAGTTCTGTCATaatcaaaatgttgtttttttttaaagaaaattgtTCTTACCGGTAAAGCACCGCAAAGAAGGCAAAACAAAAGATTGCTAAGATtgtttggtctttttttattttgttaatagTTAGGTCCATATTTTTATACATGACTTTTTAGCCTACGTAAGTGATCATTACCGTAATATGTAATATGACATGTTTATAGATATTAATAAATTAGaaattttacttaagtaaaatattagggagctcaaactgttattgaaaaaaataacagtcaTCATAGTATTCTCCTATTTTAAACTAGCTTTGGTCATTACCGTAATCCATAGCTTTCATGAGAATCACACATAAAGTGTTACACTATTTACAATCGTCAAACACAAATGTCAGCCAACAGAAATGACACGCCGTGTGCGCCTAATTACAACAGCAGTAGATAAATCTTAGATCAAAACAGATCACTGACATGGAATTCCCTCTTTCTAAATTGCTCTTGTACACGCCATTCCATTCACATACGACCTCAACCGGAAGTAATTGTTCACAAAGTTCTCTTTGaatcatcaaattataataatattaaatagAAAAGATAGGTAAAACGAGTAGAAATGAATAAACATACATTttacaaaatataaaaatcaacagaagacTACTGCTTTCGTGTTGTCAAGGCAAACGAAGGTAAGGCAAGACAAGCAGCCATCTACACAAACAAAAAAGCCATATAATTACAAAAAGTATGAAGTTATGGAACAACCTCAACAGAAAGAGGTGTAACCCAATTTATTTAATACAAAACAATCCAAAATAACGGATAGTTCTGAAAAAAGAAGGTGACCTGCAAAATCCTTTCAACGACATTTTTCAGGCTCAAGGGAAATTGAATAAGGAAACTGGAATGCTTTTTCCACTGCAAAAGCGTGGCAGAATCAAAATACTTTCTCACACACTGAAATTGAAAGCTTTTTACCTAGctaattacctttcagtttgtgcttcaagataatccgccactagtgaccagaactcagatgaaaaggacattaggtgatcactctgtttcagagtataaacagataattcagcctatatttgcctccatgacatttaattatgaaggaatgatgcccggccttgctgttaatgacgagtttgttgatcgtgttctgtttacgtttcgtaccaccctcgatgtcgtcgctccctccaaattaaagtttgtcaagccgagacgagcctctccctggtataatgctaaaacacgctctcttaaacaatcgacacgcaaattagaaagactttggcgccgttccaacacagagcacaccctctctgcctggaaacgcagcttagtgacatataagcaggccttgcgtacggctaaaaccagatattactcatccttaatagaggaaaacaaaaataatcctaggtttctgttcagcactgtagcaaggctgacaaacagtcacacctcaatagaaccttatatcccaaccacccttagctgtgatgacttcctaaaattttttaacaataaaatcgcaactattagaaataaaataaatgaatcacttccagttattaggtctgataaagtgcagacaaagaattcggaatctcctataaaacccactaaaatattaaataactttaccactgtagaccaaattgatttaatttcaattataatgtcctccaaaccatcaacgtgcctcctcgacccaatcccaaccaaactttttaaagagaccctgcctctaactattgacactatcttaaatataat includes:
- the LOC130915973 gene encoding gastrula zinc finger protein XlCGF57.1-like, whose amino-acid sequence is MPYIKQEAEPGTPSIKEEQDDEIPTLPMTISMKSEEDSSPSEGRGAAKPSSDNSFQHPTTKDVIVETLHLEKHDPLHVKQEEESEVQYTQQEAEPETPSIKEEEHEDEIPTFPMFVSMKSEKDPNEESGAAKPSCDSSFQHLTTKGEGRLQPDGLLAPLSDNDSVTSHSSDTDTNEEDVDFDQKSSKSLSKSSLKRDPQEYVGGKPFACSVCEKRFTKKADLKRHTRIHTGEKPFACTCCGKRFTVKGNLNTHTSTHTGEKPFACSLCDKRFRLKQQLTIHCSKHKTFPCSVCCKMFTTNVELNNDAKHTAEKPFACAVCDERHTCTHTLEKPFACSVCEKSFTKKAILNKHIRTHTRKKPLACSLCDIRFSDKETFKKHKRIHTGKKPFACSLCNERFSWSGQLIRHTRRKHTGEKPFFCSVCSKRFTTQGELNSHARTHTGEKPFPCSLCDKRFSRKNVLKVHMRTHTGEKPFACTFCGKRFINKGNLNKHTRTHTGEKPFACAVCGKRFTTQGELNIHARTHTGEKPFPCSLCNRRFSREDVLKVHMRKHTGEKPFACTFCGKTFINKGNLNKHTRTHTR